A single genomic interval of Tursiops truncatus isolate mTurTru1 chromosome 16, mTurTru1.mat.Y, whole genome shotgun sequence harbors:
- the LIPN gene encoding lipase member N isoform X3, which translates to MWLFLTTTYLICGTLNAGGFFNLEKEANPEVWMNISEIITYNGYPSEEYEVTTQDGYILSVNRIPHGRRDNRSTGAQPVVYLQHALFADGASWLENYANGSLGFLLADAGYDVWMGNSRGNTWSRRHKTLSVNEEEFWAFSFDEMAKYDLPGIIDFIVNKTGQEKLYFIGHSLGTTIGFAAFATMPELAQRIKMNFALSPVISFKYPTGIFTSFFLLPSSSVKRIFGTKGFFLGDKTGKSPSTKICNNKILWVICIEFMSLWAGFNMKNVNVSRMDVYMSHAPTGSSIQNILHIKQLYGSDEFRAYDWGSEAENMHHYNQEV; encoded by the exons ATGTGGCTGTTTCTAACAACAACCTATTTGATTTGTGGAACTTTAAATGCTGGCGGATTCTTTAATTTGGAGAAAGAAGCAAATCCTGAAGTGTGGATGAATATT AGTGAAATCATCACCTACAATGGCTACCCCAGTGAGGAGTACGAAGTCACCACTCAAGATGGGTACATACTCAGTGTCAACAGAATCCCCCATGGACGAAGAGACAATAGGAGCACAG gtGCCCAGCCAGTTGTATACTTGCAGCATGCTCTGTTTGCAGACGGTGCCTCCTGGCTTGAGAATTACGCCAATGGCAGCCTTGGATTCCTTCTAGCAGATGCAGGTTACGATGTATGGATGGGAAACAGTCGGGGCAACACTTGGTCAAGGAGACACAAAACACTCTCAGTGAATGAAGAGGAATTCTGGGCCTTTAG ctttgaTGAAATGGCCAAATATGATCTCCCAGGAATAATAGACTTCATTGTAAACAAAACTGGTCAAGAGAAGTTGTATTTCATTGGACATTCACTTGGTACTACAATAG GGTTTGCAGCCTTTGCCACCATGCCTGAACTGGCACAAAGAATCAAAATGAATTTTGCCTTGAGTCCTGTGATCTCATTCAAATACCCCACGGGCATTTTTACCAGTTTTTTCCTACTTCCAAGTTCCTCAGTCAAG aggaTTTTTGGTACCAAAGGTTTCTTTTTAGGAGATAAAACAGGCAAGTCACCTTCTACCAAAATCtgcaacaataaaatattatgggTGATATGTATTGAATTTATGTCTTTATGGGCCGGATTCAACATGAAAAATGTGAACGTG AGCCGAATGGATGTGTATATGTCCCATGCTCCCACTGGATCGTCAATACAGAACATCCTGCATATAAAACAG CTTTACGGATCTGATGAATTCAGAGCTTATGACTGGGGAAGTGAAGCAGAGAACATGCATCATTACAATCAG GAAGTGTAA
- the LIPN gene encoding lipase member N isoform X1, producing the protein MWLFLTTTYLICGTLNAGGFFNLEKEANPEVWMNISEIITYNGYPSEEYEVTTQDGYILSVNRIPHGRRDNRSTGAQPVVYLQHALFADGASWLENYANGSLGFLLADAGYDVWMGNSRGNTWSRRHKTLSVNEEEFWAFSFDEMAKYDLPGIIDFIVNKTGQEKLYFIGHSLGTTIGFAAFATMPELAQRIKMNFALSPVISFKYPTGIFTSFFLLPSSSVKRIFGTKGFFLGDKTGKSPSTKICNNKILWVICIEFMSLWAGFNMKNVNVSRMDVYMSHAPTGSSIQNILHIKQLYGSDEFRAYDWGSEAENMHHYNQSRPPLYDLTAMKVPTAIWVGGSDVLITPQDVTRVLPQIRNLHYFNLLPDWNHFDFIWGLDAAQRVYSKIIDLMKSFP; encoded by the exons ATGTGGCTGTTTCTAACAACAACCTATTTGATTTGTGGAACTTTAAATGCTGGCGGATTCTTTAATTTGGAGAAAGAAGCAAATCCTGAAGTGTGGATGAATATT AGTGAAATCATCACCTACAATGGCTACCCCAGTGAGGAGTACGAAGTCACCACTCAAGATGGGTACATACTCAGTGTCAACAGAATCCCCCATGGACGAAGAGACAATAGGAGCACAG gtGCCCAGCCAGTTGTATACTTGCAGCATGCTCTGTTTGCAGACGGTGCCTCCTGGCTTGAGAATTACGCCAATGGCAGCCTTGGATTCCTTCTAGCAGATGCAGGTTACGATGTATGGATGGGAAACAGTCGGGGCAACACTTGGTCAAGGAGACACAAAACACTCTCAGTGAATGAAGAGGAATTCTGGGCCTTTAG ctttgaTGAAATGGCCAAATATGATCTCCCAGGAATAATAGACTTCATTGTAAACAAAACTGGTCAAGAGAAGTTGTATTTCATTGGACATTCACTTGGTACTACAATAG GGTTTGCAGCCTTTGCCACCATGCCTGAACTGGCACAAAGAATCAAAATGAATTTTGCCTTGAGTCCTGTGATCTCATTCAAATACCCCACGGGCATTTTTACCAGTTTTTTCCTACTTCCAAGTTCCTCAGTCAAG aggaTTTTTGGTACCAAAGGTTTCTTTTTAGGAGATAAAACAGGCAAGTCACCTTCTACCAAAATCtgcaacaataaaatattatgggTGATATGTATTGAATTTATGTCTTTATGGGCCGGATTCAACATGAAAAATGTGAACGTG AGCCGAATGGATGTGTATATGTCCCATGCTCCCACTGGATCGTCAATACAGAACATCCTGCATATAAAACAG CTTTACGGATCTGATGAATTCAGAGCTTATGACTGGGGAAGTGAAGCAGAGAACATGCATCATTACAATCAG AGTCGTCCCCCACTATATGACCTGACTGCCATGAAAGTGCCTACTGCTATTTGGGTTGGTGGAAGTGATGTCCTTATAACACCCCAGGATGTAACCAGGGTACTCCCCCAAATCAGGAATCTCCATTACTTCAACCTATTGCCAGATTGGAACCACTTTGATTTCATCTGGGGCCTCGATGCTGCTCAACGGGTGTACAGTAAAATCATAGATTTGATGAAGTCATTTCCCTGA
- the LIPN gene encoding lipase member N isoform X2 yields the protein MATPVRSTKSPLKMGAQPVVYLQHALFADGASWLENYANGSLGFLLADAGYDVWMGNSRGNTWSRRHKTLSVNEEEFWAFSFDEMAKYDLPGIIDFIVNKTGQEKLYFIGHSLGTTIGFAAFATMPELAQRIKMNFALSPVISFKYPTGIFTSFFLLPSSSVKRIFGTKGFFLGDKTGKSPSTKICNNKILWVICIEFMSLWAGFNMKNVNVSRMDVYMSHAPTGSSIQNILHIKQLYGSDEFRAYDWGSEAENMHHYNQSRPPLYDLTAMKVPTAIWVGGSDVLITPQDVTRVLPQIRNLHYFNLLPDWNHFDFIWGLDAAQRVYSKIIDLMKSFP from the exons ATGGCTACCCCAGTGAGGAGTACGAAGTCACCACTCAAGATGG gtGCCCAGCCAGTTGTATACTTGCAGCATGCTCTGTTTGCAGACGGTGCCTCCTGGCTTGAGAATTACGCCAATGGCAGCCTTGGATTCCTTCTAGCAGATGCAGGTTACGATGTATGGATGGGAAACAGTCGGGGCAACACTTGGTCAAGGAGACACAAAACACTCTCAGTGAATGAAGAGGAATTCTGGGCCTTTAG ctttgaTGAAATGGCCAAATATGATCTCCCAGGAATAATAGACTTCATTGTAAACAAAACTGGTCAAGAGAAGTTGTATTTCATTGGACATTCACTTGGTACTACAATAG GGTTTGCAGCCTTTGCCACCATGCCTGAACTGGCACAAAGAATCAAAATGAATTTTGCCTTGAGTCCTGTGATCTCATTCAAATACCCCACGGGCATTTTTACCAGTTTTTTCCTACTTCCAAGTTCCTCAGTCAAG aggaTTTTTGGTACCAAAGGTTTCTTTTTAGGAGATAAAACAGGCAAGTCACCTTCTACCAAAATCtgcaacaataaaatattatgggTGATATGTATTGAATTTATGTCTTTATGGGCCGGATTCAACATGAAAAATGTGAACGTG AGCCGAATGGATGTGTATATGTCCCATGCTCCCACTGGATCGTCAATACAGAACATCCTGCATATAAAACAG CTTTACGGATCTGATGAATTCAGAGCTTATGACTGGGGAAGTGAAGCAGAGAACATGCATCATTACAATCAG AGTCGTCCCCCACTATATGACCTGACTGCCATGAAAGTGCCTACTGCTATTTGGGTTGGTGGAAGTGATGTCCTTATAACACCCCAGGATGTAACCAGGGTACTCCCCCAAATCAGGAATCTCCATTACTTCAACCTATTGCCAGATTGGAACCACTTTGATTTCATCTGGGGCCTCGATGCTGCTCAACGGGTGTACAGTAAAATCATAGATTTGATGAAGTCATTTCCCTGA